A single region of the Salvia miltiorrhiza cultivar Shanhuang (shh) chromosome 8, IMPLAD_Smil_shh, whole genome shotgun sequence genome encodes:
- the LOC131001150 gene encoding uncharacterized protein LOC131001150, whose protein sequence is MKRENLGFLQQQQGMGIESTLHTEAEKHSKELGGHGLRSRTRDSFSRRRVQPTSPPTFASSKSAIMSTLRLTVPSTRACPSSTTMAAPVVVVSGMSPNARQCRSQQAGW, encoded by the exons ATGAAGAGAGAGAATCTAGGGTTTCTGCAGCAACAACAG GGAATGGGAATCGAGAGTACACTACACACT GAAGCTGAAAAACACAGCAAAGAGCTTGGCGGTCACGGTTTGAGGTCGCGCACCAGAGATTCCTTTTCCCGAAGAAGGGTCCAACCCACCTCACCACCTACCTTTGCATCTTCAAAATCGGCGATTATGTCGACGTTAAGGTTAACGGTTCCATCCACAAGGGCTTGCCCATCAAGTACTACCATGGCCGCACCGGTCGTGGTCGTGTCTGGAATGTCGCCAAATGCGCGTCAGTGTCGAAGTCAACAAGCAGGTTGGTAA
- the LOC131001137 gene encoding protein tesmin/TSO1-like CXC 3 isoform X2: MGDCRGERELMDTPERTNNTQIATSIAKFEDSPVFNFLNNLSPIKPVKPVHISQTINPLSFSSLPSVFSSPHLTSLRESRFLRRHSLSDPSKPEFSSDDGNTVDPNMQVAMNLDEQKENLDANCENAGEPSYGCSKLVVEFAETLNCELDIVNSSLSCLKAKRVAEYACTSSAFVEDQRSVNMEAYNEPVDPATTFYRSIRNAIQNAQSLGAVVCGERGNTAENMPRQPEEGTEMIENGDASFLNSNQKMDYENLSGLCRGMRRRCLVFEMAGGRRKHMEDGSASDSPLLLTASDGNASSDNQIALTKTENDCSRLLPGIGLHLNALAATPKDFKIVNHESSASGRLLIGPSSSANLPPPTTSQDLLSDYSLEREIDTFESGGLLVEDHSRESGYIANEDINPSSPKKRRRRSEQVGDGESCKRCNCKKSKCLKLYCECFAAGVYCVEPCACIDCFNKPVHEDTVLATRKQIESRNPLAFAPKVIRTSDSLSEIVDDFTNTPASARHKRGCNCKKSGCLKKYCECYQGGVGCSINCRCEGCKNAFGRKDGSSASASEHEHEEDENGTTEKATLDRRSIYKAAIRDDLDQCMDTVPPATPLGGGRQQQPFQSFSKKRPPRASFPPICSYSGFGKSSLVFPQPPKLRTCFEEEEEMPHFLVGGAGSPIKSSSPNRKRVSPPQTSSGLRSSRKLVLQSIPSFPSLTPNQ; encoded by the exons ATGGGGGATTGTAGAGGGGAGAGAGAACTCATGGATACTCCAGAGAGAACCAACAACACCCAGATCGCCACTTCCATTGCCAAATTTGAG GACTCCCCTGTCTTTAACTTTCTCAACAATCTTTCCCCTATCAAGCCGGTTAAACCGGTACACATCTCTCAGACGATAAATCCACTTAGCTTCTCTTCCCTTCCATCCGTGTTCAGTTCACCGCATCTTACTTCCCTCAGGGAATCTAGATTTCTTCGCAG GCATAGTCTTTCAGATCCATCAAAACCCGAGTTCTCCTCTGATGATGGGAACACAGTTGATCCAAACATGCAAGTCGCTATGAACTTGGACGAACAGAAGGAAAATCTGGATGCAAATTGTGAAAATGCTGGTGAGCCATCTTATGGATGCTCAAAGCTTGTAGTTGAGTTTGCAGAAACCCTAAATTGTGAGTTGGACATTGTGAACTCGAGCTTGAGTTGTCTTAAGGCCAAACGTGTAGCAGAGTATGCTTGCACTTCTTCAGCATTTGTGGAAGACCAAAGGAGCGTAAACATGG AGGCTTACAACGAGCCCGTTGATCCTGCAACGACTTTCTATAGGAGCATTAGAAATGCCATACAGAACGCGCAATCCCTTGGTGCAGTGGTTTGTGGTGAACGAGGAAACACAGCTGAAAACATGCCTCGTCAGCCTGAAGAAGGAACTGAGATGATTGAAAATGGTGATGCTTCATTCTTGAATTCCAATCAAAAGATGGATTATGAg AATCTTTCTGGTCTATGCCGTGGTATGAGAAGGCGCTGTCTCGTCTTTGAGATGGCAGGAGGTCGTAGGAAGCATATGGAGGACGGATCAGCTTCTGATTCGCCTCTTCTGCTAACAGCGTCTGATGGCAATGCTTCCTCTGACAATCAAATAGCTCTGACTAAGACAGAAAATGATTGCTCTCGTCTATTGCCTGGGATCGGCTTGCATTTGAATGCTCTGGCAGCAACTCCCAAGGACTTTAAAATTGTCAACCACGAGTCTTCAGCTTCTGGCAGATTATTGATCGGACCGAGCTCATCTGCCAATTTGCCTCCTCCAACTACTAGCCAAGACTTGTTAAGCGACTACTCGTTAGAACGAGAAATTGATACCTTCGAAAGTGGTGGTCTTCTCGTGGAAGATCATAGCCGGGAATCTGGATATATCGCGAATGAAGATATCAATCCGAGTAGTCCAAAGAAAAGGAG GCGTAGGTCGGAGCAAGTTGGAGACGGCGAATCTTGTAAGCGATGCAATTGCAAAAAATCAAAATGTTTGAAACT TTACTGTGAGTGCTTCGCTGCTGGTGTCTACTGTGTGGAGCCGTGTGCTTGTATAGACTGTTTCAACAAGCCCGTGCACGAAGACACTGTTCTTGCCACGCGCAAGCAGATTGAGTCTAGAAATCCTCTTGCATTTGCTCCCAAAGTGATCAGGACCTCCGATTCTCTATCAGAGATAGTG GATGACTTCACCAACACTCCTGCTTCTGCTCGCCATAAAAGAGGATGCAACTGCAAAAAATCCGGCTGCCTCAAGAAATACTGTGAATGCTATCAA GGAGGTGTTGGATGCTCGATAAACTGCAGATGCGAAGGTTGTAAAAATGCATTTGGCAGAAAAGATG GTTCAAGTGCATCAGCGTCGGAGCATGAGCACGAAGAAGATGAAAACGGCACTACTGAGAAGGCTACACTCGACAGAAGAAGCATCTATAAGGCTGCAATCCGCGATGATCTTGATCAATGCATGGATACCGTGCCCCCTGCAACACCTCTAGGAGGTGGGAG GCAGCAGCAGCCATTTCAATCATTCTCAAAGAAGAGGCCACCTAGAGCCTCTTTTCCTCCCATCTGCTCATATTCTGGCTTTGGAAAATCGAGTTTAGTATTTCCACAACCGCCTAAATTGAGGACTTGCTttgaggaggaagaggagatGCCACATTTTCTGGTAGGAGGAGCAGGGTCGCCTATCAAGTCGTCCTCGCCTAACAGGAAAAGAGTTTCTCCGCCTCAGACGTCGTCTGGTCTGAGGAGCAGCCGGAAGTTGGTGCTTCAGTCCATCCCATCATTCCCATCCCTCACACCGAACCAGTGA
- the LOC131001137 gene encoding protein tesmin/TSO1-like CXC 3 isoform X1, whose product MGDCRGERELMDTPERTNNTQIATSIAKFEDSPVFNFLNNLSPIKPVKPVHISQTINPLSFSSLPSVFSSPHLTSLRESRFLRRHSLSDPSKPEFSSDDGNTVDPNMQVAMNLDEQKENLDANCENAGEPSYGCSKLVVEFAETLNCELDIVNSSLSCLKAKRVAEYACTSSAFVEDQRSVNMGEANLEELVNTNGNSWDSLIADASDLLIFESPNAEAYNEPVDPATTFYRSIRNAIQNAQSLGAVVCGERGNTAENMPRQPEEGTEMIENGDASFLNSNQKMDYENLSGLCRGMRRRCLVFEMAGGRRKHMEDGSASDSPLLLTASDGNASSDNQIALTKTENDCSRLLPGIGLHLNALAATPKDFKIVNHESSASGRLLIGPSSSANLPPPTTSQDLLSDYSLEREIDTFESGGLLVEDHSRESGYIANEDINPSSPKKRRRRSEQVGDGESCKRCNCKKSKCLKLYCECFAAGVYCVEPCACIDCFNKPVHEDTVLATRKQIESRNPLAFAPKVIRTSDSLSEIVDDFTNTPASARHKRGCNCKKSGCLKKYCECYQGGVGCSINCRCEGCKNAFGRKDGSSASASEHEHEEDENGTTEKATLDRRSIYKAAIRDDLDQCMDTVPPATPLGGGRQQQPFQSFSKKRPPRASFPPICSYSGFGKSSLVFPQPPKLRTCFEEEEEMPHFLVGGAGSPIKSSSPNRKRVSPPQTSSGLRSSRKLVLQSIPSFPSLTPNQ is encoded by the exons ATGGGGGATTGTAGAGGGGAGAGAGAACTCATGGATACTCCAGAGAGAACCAACAACACCCAGATCGCCACTTCCATTGCCAAATTTGAG GACTCCCCTGTCTTTAACTTTCTCAACAATCTTTCCCCTATCAAGCCGGTTAAACCGGTACACATCTCTCAGACGATAAATCCACTTAGCTTCTCTTCCCTTCCATCCGTGTTCAGTTCACCGCATCTTACTTCCCTCAGGGAATCTAGATTTCTTCGCAG GCATAGTCTTTCAGATCCATCAAAACCCGAGTTCTCCTCTGATGATGGGAACACAGTTGATCCAAACATGCAAGTCGCTATGAACTTGGACGAACAGAAGGAAAATCTGGATGCAAATTGTGAAAATGCTGGTGAGCCATCTTATGGATGCTCAAAGCTTGTAGTTGAGTTTGCAGAAACCCTAAATTGTGAGTTGGACATTGTGAACTCGAGCTTGAGTTGTCTTAAGGCCAAACGTGTAGCAGAGTATGCTTGCACTTCTTCAGCATTTGTGGAAGACCAAAGGAGCGTAAACATGGGTGAGGCGAATCTGGAGGAGTTAGTCAATACCAATGGAAACAGTTGGGACAGTTTGATTGCTGATGCATCTGATCTATTGATCTTTGAATCACCAAATGCAGAGGCTTACAACGAGCCCGTTGATCCTGCAACGACTTTCTATAGGAGCATTAGAAATGCCATACAGAACGCGCAATCCCTTGGTGCAGTGGTTTGTGGTGAACGAGGAAACACAGCTGAAAACATGCCTCGTCAGCCTGAAGAAGGAACTGAGATGATTGAAAATGGTGATGCTTCATTCTTGAATTCCAATCAAAAGATGGATTATGAg AATCTTTCTGGTCTATGCCGTGGTATGAGAAGGCGCTGTCTCGTCTTTGAGATGGCAGGAGGTCGTAGGAAGCATATGGAGGACGGATCAGCTTCTGATTCGCCTCTTCTGCTAACAGCGTCTGATGGCAATGCTTCCTCTGACAATCAAATAGCTCTGACTAAGACAGAAAATGATTGCTCTCGTCTATTGCCTGGGATCGGCTTGCATTTGAATGCTCTGGCAGCAACTCCCAAGGACTTTAAAATTGTCAACCACGAGTCTTCAGCTTCTGGCAGATTATTGATCGGACCGAGCTCATCTGCCAATTTGCCTCCTCCAACTACTAGCCAAGACTTGTTAAGCGACTACTCGTTAGAACGAGAAATTGATACCTTCGAAAGTGGTGGTCTTCTCGTGGAAGATCATAGCCGGGAATCTGGATATATCGCGAATGAAGATATCAATCCGAGTAGTCCAAAGAAAAGGAG GCGTAGGTCGGAGCAAGTTGGAGACGGCGAATCTTGTAAGCGATGCAATTGCAAAAAATCAAAATGTTTGAAACT TTACTGTGAGTGCTTCGCTGCTGGTGTCTACTGTGTGGAGCCGTGTGCTTGTATAGACTGTTTCAACAAGCCCGTGCACGAAGACACTGTTCTTGCCACGCGCAAGCAGATTGAGTCTAGAAATCCTCTTGCATTTGCTCCCAAAGTGATCAGGACCTCCGATTCTCTATCAGAGATAGTG GATGACTTCACCAACACTCCTGCTTCTGCTCGCCATAAAAGAGGATGCAACTGCAAAAAATCCGGCTGCCTCAAGAAATACTGTGAATGCTATCAA GGAGGTGTTGGATGCTCGATAAACTGCAGATGCGAAGGTTGTAAAAATGCATTTGGCAGAAAAGATG GTTCAAGTGCATCAGCGTCGGAGCATGAGCACGAAGAAGATGAAAACGGCACTACTGAGAAGGCTACACTCGACAGAAGAAGCATCTATAAGGCTGCAATCCGCGATGATCTTGATCAATGCATGGATACCGTGCCCCCTGCAACACCTCTAGGAGGTGGGAG GCAGCAGCAGCCATTTCAATCATTCTCAAAGAAGAGGCCACCTAGAGCCTCTTTTCCTCCCATCTGCTCATATTCTGGCTTTGGAAAATCGAGTTTAGTATTTCCACAACCGCCTAAATTGAGGACTTGCTttgaggaggaagaggagatGCCACATTTTCTGGTAGGAGGAGCAGGGTCGCCTATCAAGTCGTCCTCGCCTAACAGGAAAAGAGTTTCTCCGCCTCAGACGTCGTCTGGTCTGAGGAGCAGCCGGAAGTTGGTGCTTCAGTCCATCCCATCATTCCCATCCCTCACACCGAACCAGTGA
- the LOC131001144 gene encoding protein XRI1-like isoform X1 has translation MSYNNGSDMWDWRGQVYSLEDHTSIEASKSLLNEVEHNVDHISYMFDNETTPVKACGDVAYYVSNNETTGKESELYREHSSQVKRRRMLQFESEVLETPLCNEELLRSKETQQTLEAAISDMSQWVAGFTDGMPAASTECLDPSSEGWITDCFNEAEMHLCNEDFTSACEAPDVQIDVTELCKTAPEIEANLVENNLTTPRNIVFKGTKSFMRTPPKLASSVIYPFTFIKPCGVLGDTTLKDINQRIHNPPKPKPEEDDPSAAYPTSAFSGKPVVGKTKIHTEGGKGSITIMRTKG, from the exons ATGAGCTACAACAATGGCAG TGACATGTGGGATTGGCGAGGTCAGGTTTATTCTCTTGAAGATCACACTAGCATAG AAGCATCTAAATCCCTTTTGAATGAAGTGGAACACAATGTAGATCATATCTCTTATATGTTTGACAATGAGACTACCCCGGTCAAGGCTTGCGGAGACGTAGCTTATTATGTTTCCAACAATG AGACGACAGGGAAAGAGTCGGAGCTATACAGGGAACACTCCTCTCAAGTGAAAAGGCGCAGGATGCTACAGTTTGAGTCCGAAGTCTTGGAAACACCCCTTTGCAACGAGGAGCTTTTGAGATCTAAG GAGACACAACAGACTCTTGAAGCTGCTATTTCAGACATGTCACAGTGGGTTGCTGGTTTCACAG ATGGCATGCCTGCAGCCAGCACCGAGTGCTTGGATCCTTCATCTGAAGGGTGGATCACTGACTGCTTCAATGAGGCCGAGATGCACCTCTGCAACGAAGATTT CACTAGTGCATGTGAAGCACCCGACGTTCAAATTGATGTTACGG AGCTTTGCAAAACTGCTCCTGAAATTGAAGCTAATCTGGTCGAGAACAACCTTACTACTCCTCGAAACATTGTCTTTAAAG GTACAAAATCATTCATGCGCACACCTCCTAAACTGGCATCATCCGTGATCTATCCGTTCACGTTCATCAAACCATGTGGTGTTCTTGGAGACACGACTCTTAAGGACATAAACCAGAGGATACACAATCCGCCAAAGCCTAAACCAGAAGAAGATGATCCTAGTGCTGCTTATCCCACATCAGCATTCTCCGGGAAACCTGTTGTTGGGAAGACTAAAATCCACACTGAAGGTGGAAAGGGCAGCATCACAATCATGAGGACGAAAGGGTAG
- the LOC131001144 gene encoding protein XRI1-like isoform X3, with the protein MSYNNGSDMWDWRGQVYSLEDHTSIEASKSLLNEVEHNVDHISYMFDNETTPVKACGDVAYYVSNNETTGKESELYREHSSQVKRRRMLQFESEVLETPLCNEELLRSKETQQTLEAAISDMSQWVAGFTASTECLDPSSEGWITDCFNEAEMHLCNEDFTSACEAPDVQIDVTELCKTAPEIEANLVENNLTTPRNIVFKGTKSFMRTPPKLASSVIYPFTFIKPCGVLGDTTLKDINQRIHNPPKPKPEEDDPSAAYPTSAFSGKPVVGKTKIHTEGGKGSITIMRTKG; encoded by the exons ATGAGCTACAACAATGGCAG TGACATGTGGGATTGGCGAGGTCAGGTTTATTCTCTTGAAGATCACACTAGCATAG AAGCATCTAAATCCCTTTTGAATGAAGTGGAACACAATGTAGATCATATCTCTTATATGTTTGACAATGAGACTACCCCGGTCAAGGCTTGCGGAGACGTAGCTTATTATGTTTCCAACAATG AGACGACAGGGAAAGAGTCGGAGCTATACAGGGAACACTCCTCTCAAGTGAAAAGGCGCAGGATGCTACAGTTTGAGTCCGAAGTCTTGGAAACACCCCTTTGCAACGAGGAGCTTTTGAGATCTAAG GAGACACAACAGACTCTTGAAGCTGCTATTTCAGACATGTCACAGTGGGTTGCTGGTTTCACAG CCAGCACCGAGTGCTTGGATCCTTCATCTGAAGGGTGGATCACTGACTGCTTCAATGAGGCCGAGATGCACCTCTGCAACGAAGATTT CACTAGTGCATGTGAAGCACCCGACGTTCAAATTGATGTTACGG AGCTTTGCAAAACTGCTCCTGAAATTGAAGCTAATCTGGTCGAGAACAACCTTACTACTCCTCGAAACATTGTCTTTAAAG GTACAAAATCATTCATGCGCACACCTCCTAAACTGGCATCATCCGTGATCTATCCGTTCACGTTCATCAAACCATGTGGTGTTCTTGGAGACACGACTCTTAAGGACATAAACCAGAGGATACACAATCCGCCAAAGCCTAAACCAGAAGAAGATGATCCTAGTGCTGCTTATCCCACATCAGCATTCTCCGGGAAACCTGTTGTTGGGAAGACTAAAATCCACACTGAAGGTGGAAAGGGCAGCATCACAATCATGAGGACGAAAGGGTAG
- the LOC131001144 gene encoding protein XRI1-like isoform X2, translated as MSYNNGSDMWDWRGQVYSLEDHTSIASKSLLNEVEHNVDHISYMFDNETTPVKACGDVAYYVSNNETTGKESELYREHSSQVKRRRMLQFESEVLETPLCNEELLRSKETQQTLEAAISDMSQWVAGFTDGMPAASTECLDPSSEGWITDCFNEAEMHLCNEDFTSACEAPDVQIDVTELCKTAPEIEANLVENNLTTPRNIVFKGTKSFMRTPPKLASSVIYPFTFIKPCGVLGDTTLKDINQRIHNPPKPKPEEDDPSAAYPTSAFSGKPVVGKTKIHTEGGKGSITIMRTKG; from the exons ATGAGCTACAACAATGGCAG TGACATGTGGGATTGGCGAGGTCAGGTTTATTCTCTTGAAGATCACACTAGCATAG CATCTAAATCCCTTTTGAATGAAGTGGAACACAATGTAGATCATATCTCTTATATGTTTGACAATGAGACTACCCCGGTCAAGGCTTGCGGAGACGTAGCTTATTATGTTTCCAACAATG AGACGACAGGGAAAGAGTCGGAGCTATACAGGGAACACTCCTCTCAAGTGAAAAGGCGCAGGATGCTACAGTTTGAGTCCGAAGTCTTGGAAACACCCCTTTGCAACGAGGAGCTTTTGAGATCTAAG GAGACACAACAGACTCTTGAAGCTGCTATTTCAGACATGTCACAGTGGGTTGCTGGTTTCACAG ATGGCATGCCTGCAGCCAGCACCGAGTGCTTGGATCCTTCATCTGAAGGGTGGATCACTGACTGCTTCAATGAGGCCGAGATGCACCTCTGCAACGAAGATTT CACTAGTGCATGTGAAGCACCCGACGTTCAAATTGATGTTACGG AGCTTTGCAAAACTGCTCCTGAAATTGAAGCTAATCTGGTCGAGAACAACCTTACTACTCCTCGAAACATTGTCTTTAAAG GTACAAAATCATTCATGCGCACACCTCCTAAACTGGCATCATCCGTGATCTATCCGTTCACGTTCATCAAACCATGTGGTGTTCTTGGAGACACGACTCTTAAGGACATAAACCAGAGGATACACAATCCGCCAAAGCCTAAACCAGAAGAAGATGATCCTAGTGCTGCTTATCCCACATCAGCATTCTCCGGGAAACCTGTTGTTGGGAAGACTAAAATCCACACTGAAGGTGGAAAGGGCAGCATCACAATCATGAGGACGAAAGGGTAG
- the LOC131001144 gene encoding protein XRI1-like isoform X4, giving the protein MSYNNGSDMWDWRGQVYSLEDHTSIASKSLLNEVEHNVDHISYMFDNETTPVKACGDVAYYVSNNETTGKESELYREHSSQVKRRRMLQFESEVLETPLCNEELLRSKETQQTLEAAISDMSQWVAGFTASTECLDPSSEGWITDCFNEAEMHLCNEDFTSACEAPDVQIDVTELCKTAPEIEANLVENNLTTPRNIVFKGTKSFMRTPPKLASSVIYPFTFIKPCGVLGDTTLKDINQRIHNPPKPKPEEDDPSAAYPTSAFSGKPVVGKTKIHTEGGKGSITIMRTKG; this is encoded by the exons ATGAGCTACAACAATGGCAG TGACATGTGGGATTGGCGAGGTCAGGTTTATTCTCTTGAAGATCACACTAGCATAG CATCTAAATCCCTTTTGAATGAAGTGGAACACAATGTAGATCATATCTCTTATATGTTTGACAATGAGACTACCCCGGTCAAGGCTTGCGGAGACGTAGCTTATTATGTTTCCAACAATG AGACGACAGGGAAAGAGTCGGAGCTATACAGGGAACACTCCTCTCAAGTGAAAAGGCGCAGGATGCTACAGTTTGAGTCCGAAGTCTTGGAAACACCCCTTTGCAACGAGGAGCTTTTGAGATCTAAG GAGACACAACAGACTCTTGAAGCTGCTATTTCAGACATGTCACAGTGGGTTGCTGGTTTCACAG CCAGCACCGAGTGCTTGGATCCTTCATCTGAAGGGTGGATCACTGACTGCTTCAATGAGGCCGAGATGCACCTCTGCAACGAAGATTT CACTAGTGCATGTGAAGCACCCGACGTTCAAATTGATGTTACGG AGCTTTGCAAAACTGCTCCTGAAATTGAAGCTAATCTGGTCGAGAACAACCTTACTACTCCTCGAAACATTGTCTTTAAAG GTACAAAATCATTCATGCGCACACCTCCTAAACTGGCATCATCCGTGATCTATCCGTTCACGTTCATCAAACCATGTGGTGTTCTTGGAGACACGACTCTTAAGGACATAAACCAGAGGATACACAATCCGCCAAAGCCTAAACCAGAAGAAGATGATCCTAGTGCTGCTTATCCCACATCAGCATTCTCCGGGAAACCTGTTGTTGGGAAGACTAAAATCCACACTGAAGGTGGAAAGGGCAGCATCACAATCATGAGGACGAAAGGGTAG